The Porites lutea chromosome 11, jaPorLute2.1, whole genome shotgun sequence genome contains the following window.
CGCTGACAGTCTATTGAAATAGACAAATGCATATCTGAAACTGAAACGATCGTATGTGGAGTGCCTCAAGGCTCTGTACTTGGAcccttgttatttttgttatatatTAATGACATCCATAAATCTTCCaaggaatttactttttatcttTTCGCAGACGATACAAGTCTAACTTATGCAAATGACAACTTACGTACTCTTGAACTAACTGTCAATAATGAACTTGAGAAAGTAAGTGAATGGCTTAATGCTAACAAACTAACGCTTAAAGTCAAAAAGTCTAATTATGTCATTTTTCGTCCGCACCAAAAAAGAATGCCTTTCATTCCTCAAATTAAGATTTTTAATCCAACTTTAAATACTAGAGTAACTCTAGAGATGAAGgactttgttaaatatttgggtataATGATTGATTCTGAACTATCATGGAAGCATCATATTGACTttatctgtcacaaaattagTAGATCGGTTGGAATAATTGCTAAAATGAGGCATTACATTCCACGGCGTCTTCTTTTGAATTTATATCATGCACTTATTTCTCCTTACTTAAATTATGGTATCTGTGCATGGGGCATCTGTCCAAAGACCTACCTCAATAAGAtacttgttctgcaaaaacGTGCTCTgcgtttgatttatttttctaaacCCAGAGATCATGCAAtccctttttttattgaatcaaactgccttcctttgcagtctttgttctttcaacagTTAAGCTATTTAATGTATGACGTTCATGCTAAGACAGCTCCTAAAAGTCTTCTCGATAAGTTTGTGAAAATCAATACAGAACATCATTATAATACGCGATTATCTGCAAAAGAATGCTTCTCTGTCAAATTCtctagaactgaaaaaatgaaaaaatcttttactagAATCGGTGTGTCTATTTGGAATTCTATTCCACTTTCTGTTAAGACTCTCAACGTTtctaattttcgtaaaaaaattaaatcactacTCCTTAATGTTCTAGGTAATGGAGATAATTATTagaatgttaattttttaatagaatattttgtgaagttaacctgatatgttgtatatacctccagttgtaattttagtctttttcaaataacaaaatcccttgtacttgaatttatatgtaaggtgtttctttctgtatgtttttgtatttcttcttttcttttttcttatgtaatttaataacgcctttaGTTAAAGTCTTGTCTTGCCTAGATTGGCATTGtagctatttgcaggacatgaagtattgtaaactttatatttcctttaaataaatacattgttgttgttgttgttgttccatCTTGTGACTTCGGTTTTAAACTCATCCTCAGAATTTATGCCTACGTACCTTCAGCTTCTTCTGCACTTTGTTCAGTTATCTTGTTAATTACGTTGAAGTAATCGGGTATCGATTTTCGAGCCATATGTGTGTACTCTGTGTCACGAAACACACGAAAACACTACAGAAGCCAGTGATCACGCTCCTCAAGTCGCAGAATTATTCATAGGATTCTCTAACAGTTTCTTCGGAAAATCAATCACTGGGGCTTCACTGTTTGACCTCACAAGTATATTCCTAAACTCCGTTGACGGCAAATACGTTTTGTTCTGAAGCCACACGTCATGGCATAGTAACCTCTCCTTCAAGAATACCTGCGGGGCTGGGGAAACTGGTGAGGCTGGCTGACCTTGAGGGAGGGTTGGTACATGAGGCGTTTTACCTATTTTTGCTTACCACTCAAATGCATTTTGCCATTATTAGTGGCCAGCACTGAATGATTAATGCTTGGATAATGGGAATTCTAATAAAAAACGCCAGTATAATGTGAAAATATGAAATTGTTAGCCAGCAAATTTaatgagaaaattttttttctcagatctCAGCTGTACGCAAGGGCGTACGTGCGTATATGGACGCTACGCCCCTGTAAGTTAAATAggagcctgtgaacaggcctttggtcgagcggggatctttttccccaaacagagagcctgttcacaggctagttAAATAGATGCAAagatgatcatcgcagttaaagACCAACTTATGCATTTGCAAAACGATATCCTTAAAAAAATCCAAGCTTGCCGAGATTCGAACCCTGACGTTCGTAATATACTCAGGAAAGATGAGGATGAAATGTTGAATACATGAATTTCATAAATTTGAACTTTTGAAcgaagaaataaatgcaaataTCATCGTAGTTAAAGAGAcaaacttatgcagttgcgtaaaaaagcgtgaaaaaaatcaggcttgTTTGCTTGCTTAAATAAATCCACTATAATAAGAAACTCGTAAAGCAATATAATCAGACAATTCAATTGCAAGCCACACGTATAGAATACGAACCAATCCCACTAAAACACGTATAATCCAGAACGACTACACTCAATCCTATGGACAGAGATTCAAAGTAGTTCCTCCCGATCCAACCTGTTTCCGCCCAACAAAACCACTTTATAACCTCGACACAATCGTCTGTATCGAGTTTAACAAGCATGAAATATGTAACTGTATTGGATCAAATTGACTGGTTAATAGTATTAGAAAATATTGCATTGGGTATCCACACATGGTTCGCTTGGACTGCCTGTGGCTCAAAAAGAGCATAGCGGCACAAGGTACTTTCTAAAGGCTCTATGTTACTGGTATACTGTCTGCCAAAACAGAAGTATACTTTAGtcacgaaaaacgcaaaaataaTTCCTCGAAGACACCCATgtaacagaggtttttttcgcTCCACGATCCCTTCGAGACCTTTCAcatgaattttttcaaatatgTACTAGTCCCAGTCTTTTtcaataaattcaatatggcgtcCTTGGAATATACACTGTGAGTTCGGTTGTGTGTTATCCTGGTGCATACCGTTATTGTCAGTCATTTTGAACGATGTGCGGTTAAGTAGAATGAAATTGACTACAGAAATATTGAAGAGGAACTTCTGAAACATGgatggaaagaaaaagagaaaaagaagacatGAGGATAATGCGAGTGAGTCGAGCTCAAGCGACGGAGGACACGAAGCGAAGTCGCGAAAAACCGAGAGAAGAAACTCAGAATCGCAACAAACTGCGAAAaagaggaggaaaaagaaaaaaatagaagatAAAAAGCATAGGTCTAACAGTAGCTCTTCGTCTAGTGACAGCGGTAGCGAGCATTCTCCTAGCAGAGATGTTGGGACAagtaaaaagaagagaaaacattctcataaaaagaaactgaaaagaaagaaagaaaagcggAGAAGAAAACgggagaagaaggaaaagaaaagtaaacGACGCAAGGAGAAAGAGTTAAAAGAGACGCCTGCTGAGAATAAGGAAAAAGAGATCTCGAAGAACTCTCCACCTCAAGGTCTGAAAATATTTGCTTATAAGCAAAATATGTATGACTATGGACTAGTAAAATATAACCTCCCACTTAATTTGGCCGCTCTTCCATTTTGCtccccacccaaaaaaaaatccgaTTGGGGAGCTTATTAAGGGAGTTACGGTAGTTTAAGTTCTCCATGACGGATTGACCAGATCACACCATGCTTTTGTATGAAACTGTGTGTTAACATTTTAGAAAAATCTCAGGAAAATCGGCCTTAGCTTGTGGAGCCTTTTAAATTTTTGCGCACAGATGCTGTCACAGTTATTTTACTAATACATAAATAGTATCTATAGAGCAAGCAAGTCTCATCCCACCTCTTTCTTAGGcgtttttaattaataaattgataacAATCATCAGTAATCAAGATTgatatcgatttccgatatcatTTGATAGAAAACGATAAAGAAGAAAACATTGTGACTTTGATTAATGTTGATttccgatagaaatcgataatgATAGATTtatcaatattaatattgatTACTATTGAATATTATTGGAAAGGACTTAAATTCAACATAAGATGGCAGGAATCTGGAGAACTTAAATGCCCGTGTATTCACATGTACCACTTTCAATTAGATTTCCAATTAACCTATGTGTAGCCGCACACTCCCCCAACGAAGGAAAAACAGAAAGAGGGATCCTCCTCTCTCCATTTTTCCTTTGTCATGGGGAGGGTGTGGCTACACATAGGCTAATTTCCAATCTGAGCATGACTGCAAAGAAACAAATACAAGATGCCTCTGAGATGGTGCTTGATTTGATGGAcatgtaaaaatttattaaaaccaaacaaaccaaaaaatggAATGCAATGAAGACTATACCTGGAGTAGCTGCtgattcaaaaataaaaataatgtgttaaGCTTAAGCCAGTCTTCTCGATGTTGTTTGCCAAATAGCATGGTCATGTTGAAAATATCAGAACCATATACTCCTCAAGATTATTGCTTGTTATCGATTACTACTGATTACTGTTGATTGTTATCAATTTTTtaatcaataataattgttaaataactttTCTGTGACTTCGATGTTTATTGATTGATATATTGATTGATTTCCAATATCGATTTTTATTGATCAACTATGCCTGGCTCTTCTGAAATTTCTGGATTCACCTTTCTGTAGATTACTGAATGTAAACATACAAGTGGCAAATGGATCTAATTCCATTCATGGCAAGCATTCCTGAAAGAAGATTTATTCTTTCAGAGGTCAAAAGAGATGGGCGACTCAGACATTTTAGTGAATCTTCATTGCATGTGGATAATCTAACACAAGAGATGCAAATAGCCATTTAATGTTTTGGTTCTTATTCCAGATGCCgataaattgaagaaaaaactcACTTCACCTGATTCTGGAAGTGACACTGCACCCAAAAAGAGGTAGCTATAGAAAAAACCTTGTAACTTTCAGTAAACAAAATTACTCCTACATAGGGAGTGATTCATTACTAGAAACCGGGTTTGTTgcatctaaaaataactttagtgTCAACGGTTCTAGCAGAAACGTGCTTATTACGGTGACCATCATCAATTTCCACATGGTCATCCAAGCCACACAAAGGTCATCtgtgcagggcaaaggcagtaatACCTACTGACCCAGTTAGTTTAAAAGCAATTGCCTTACTACCCCTTTCACATTATATAACTACTGTAGTTGCATCccctttaactgctgtaaatgcactgtcttttgaaatgaataaatcacaaaaccaggaAATTTTCTGGACCTTTTTACAGCTATTAGACCTTTTAGGTCTTCTTACAGATGGAAAAGACAAATTTCCCTGCCTTTTTATATACTACAACTAGTGAAATTCCTACCCGTTCATATACCTGAGGCCCTTTTGGGTGGAGCCTTCCCATATAGGCtgttatagggagtacccccccccccccgggccttaGCAGCGCAACCATGTAATACTAGTGAACACAACATTACTAGATTCAGATCTTTAAGACCCTAGGATAAGAAGGGGGCATAGCCttggaaataataatatttttcttggCCCTGTGGCTTCAGTGTGGCCTGTGTTTTCAAAATGGCCAGCCCCACTGGCAAGTTCTGACTTTTCGGAAGCACCCTGGAAGTGTCAAGCTTTTATGTGGTTGATTATTACGTTGAACTAACAAATTTAATTTGTGGATTAAAGATCTATGGTTCCCATGACAAAGGAAGAATATGAGAAACAGCAAGCCCAGATTAGGAGAGTGTATGACCCAGAGACCGGCCGACACAGGTAAAAATGTTAGAAATATGTTTTGAAAAAGGGCTTTTTAAATCATTGACCAATGTGCAAGTGTCTCAATCACTCCTTGTGGAAAAAAGCCCAACAACAGTTCTTGAGAGGGTACTATACTCACAGTCAATGCATTACTGATGCTTTTGATAGAGTTCATATTATTTTTCATATTAGTACATGTGTGCACAAATAatcatttaaatatttttcaacaggCTTGTCAAAGGCACTGGTGAGATTTTGGAAGAGATTGTAAGTAGGGACAGACATAAAGCCATTAACAAGGTTAGTTTAGAACTCCtcttaaaaagcaaattgtATTTCCACACATGCAGATTATAATACATTTGATAGCTTTCGAGATTTACTTGGGTGTATTCGCATCAGGGGATGTGTGGCACCTTTCAGTGGGGAGTTAAGTTATAATCATTTTATAATCCTGAAGTGATTGAGGACTTTCTGAGTATCATAAAGTAAATGGTAGGGTTTTGGTTTGTTATCTAGGCATAATAatgtactctttttttttctataagaatagattttataagaatatcaaggctgaaatttgcgaaatcttaggaatattttaagaataaaccccaggctgagattttgaaaaggatataattttTTGTGTTCAAAAACTTAAACACAATACaattatacatgtatgttttcaacttattcCATTCTTTGAACGGCAAAACttgccaacaaaacgaaaaaaccggCACTTGTTATAATTGATAGCCCCATGTATTCTAAAActgaaatgtcataagctataatttaagaataataccagaatattttccgcctaaaatcggcagagaaataagaatattcagcctgggccggagaaacaacattcttattaaaaaaaggaTGTTGTTTTTCTGTGATTTTCCTCCTAAATGTTATCACAGAGATTCAGCTCACAACTTTGCTTAAGGAAAATGAAAGTGTCTACAGTAAATGTGCACCCTTTTTTATAACTGTAGATGCAGTTTCATTTGATCCAAGACATTTTTAGAGTTCAATTATATTCAAAAACGAAGACGTTGCTCTTTCTGTTATTTCAGTCTGCTACTCAAGGAGATGGGGCATTTTTCCAAGCAAATCTTGGTCTGAGGGATAGATAATTCATGGAAATATGGCTAGGATGACCATCTTTTGAACAGTTGATGTTAGAAAACGTTTGTACTTGCGGCTGTAAAACTGACGGAGCCTAGTTGGCTTTAACCAGGTTAGAATTACATGGGTGTGAGTCAAGTTTTAATAGGGGACCGGCAAGTACAGCGGTATCTTCAATATGGTAACAGGTCGTTTCGCCCGAAAGTCGAGTGGCCCGAAGTTGTTTCGCCCGTGGTTACGTCGATTCGCCCGATGTTAGTTCGTCGTTCTTAAAGCCTTAAAAAAGGAATAAGCGTGAAAAGACATTGACCGCGTACATGTGGATCATCAaccttttttttcagtgaaaacttaaaaaatatacactctttttttcttataagaatattgtttttccggcccaggctaaatattcttatttttctgccaattttaggctgaaaatattcttgtattattcttaaattatagcttatgacatttccgttttagaatttattggggtatCAATAACAAGTGTATACTGTAAGTGaatactgtacatatgtattacatgaaccgttcatcgaactgtcattagcgttgaacattttgctatagctggtgcaggttttttcgttttgttggctagtttcgccgttcagagaaaggaataattttatacggttaagttaaaaacataaaattgtattgtatttacagatgtttcaacacacaaaattatatctatccttttcaaaatctcagcctcggctttattcttaaaatattcgtaaaatttcgcaaatttcagcctcgatattcttataaaatatattcttataaaaaaaaagagtgtattaaAGATCGACGTTGCGATCACTGAGGTACATGCAACCCCGTTCCCAGGttccctgggaacgaggttgaggtACATGTAGACTTCAGATTTAAGTTCAGTCTTTCAGTATTTCGAATGTGATTATCGAGATCGTTAAGACCGTTCAGATCGCTGGACCTTTTTTAGCAATCGCAGCAATAGTATCGAAGCTTAAACAAAAATCACCCCTGATAAGCCGTGTTGTAGATCCGGGCGAAACACTGTTTGAACTTCGGGCGAAATGACCACAATTCTTTCAATGAATTATACACTCTTAAGAGTAATTTTTTAACTTGTGTAGGCTGCATTTATACTCCGGCATAGAGTCAACGTAGAGTTATTCAGTCCTGTATTGGAGCTTTTACGGTCATATCTGAGAGGCGAAATACAAAACGGTGTTATTTTTCTGAATTAATTTCACTGAGTTGGCGAGTGTGATTCATAGGAGTGCAAAAGGACAATTTAGGAGAGTTGCGTATGACTAAAATGTTGAAGCatttaaaaaacacaaattattGTTAACCAGAACTTTATTGGAACCTAATTTCACTCTTTGCGTAGTTACTTCCCTATAAGACAAACACTTTTGAGAGCAGCTCGTAGTACTCATCATTGACAGCCTTCTGTCAGAGTTAAACAATATCAGTAGCCTCACTGGGATTGTATAAAAGTAAGAACTGAAGGGATGCTGGGTGTGTCTGTCCGTCGAACAAGAGGTCACAATACACTATGTTTTTGACAGTACAACACTTATCATATAATGACAAATATAAcggtttttttctttacagtCAAAGCCCGTTAAAACGGACAGTGAAGGAGCCATCGAAAGTGTCCGTATAGGGTCATTttattaaagtcaaaaaacaccttttattaaaacaaatacTATGAAGGAAATAAAAGAGGATATAGGCATAGTCAAGTTGAACATCTCTAGCCTTCACATGCAAATCCGTCATTCCGCGAACTAAATCGACGAAAACAATCAAAAATGGCTTGTGTTTATATTTAACTCTCGATAACTTATCAAAACTGTTTTCTCCATAATTTGTTTGACGCTAAAATACAGTAATagcccgcgtataagaacctgaatttttcaatttagcctaaataggttcttatataaatggcaCTTAAAGCAAATTTAGGCTACCGAGGTTcttaaaataggttcttatattttcatatgaatttcaTCTGAATATACtttatatattataaatatcaTCTCATAATACAGTATAAATCATTTATTTGTACCATAGAGCAATGCCTATAGGCAGTTCAGTGCAGGTACAGCATATGTCcttaacaaaacataacaaagaaACTCATGTTGATACCAAATTCATAACAAGCTCAAGCAAtgaggagaaatgaaaaacaaaatagatgATGATCTTAATTCAGCAGTTTCTACCTATACACTTTTACAGCAACCCCACTGATAAAAacctaacttaaaattttagcctaaataggttcttatgtggagggggcttaaaatgaaaattttagcctaacaggttcttaaaacccAGGTTCTTATTCGCGGGCTATTACTGTAGTCCGAAATTGACGTCTACAAATAATCCTTTTCCGGTGTACTGtagcaggcgcggatctagaATAAATACTGACTGATTTCCAAAAACGAGAAGGTACAAGCTTCCTAGGGGGGTCTGTAAGTATACCCCACCgggaaatttttgaattttaactccCAAAAGTCCCCTGTTCttggtttctgagtcattcataCGGGATATTGGCCAGTTCATTATCCCTGGATAAAGTCTTGCAAATCGGCGGATTCTTTCATCAAGGTTAATTTCCATGCTGTATCAGATATGGAGcaaaatttcaacttggaaagttttttattataaaaaagatatttgttatgaaaaatctgaccgatttccgtaaaaccgTGGAAACCGGTGTCGATCCGCGCCTGTGTAGCGCTGGGAATATCGCATGCTGTCAACTGAaggttttttaccttaaaaaaggaaaggttTATTACAGAACACAGTTGATAATGAAATGTCCGCATTAGCGAGGTTGACTTTCTATGAGAATCTGTTTTGATTGAGTAAGAaacaagtgtccgttgtccgcaGTAATGGATGTCCATATTAAGCGCGTGTCCGTAAAGTGGAGTTCGACTGTTTCCCAACTGTATGTTTTTGTGTTTCATTTAATTGCAATTTTCGGGATCCAAACACTATTCGAAGGACCGGTCAGCCAATAATGCGAGCTGTTGGGCTTTCACGGAATGAAAAACTATTCAGTTTAAGCCCCTTAACTGATCGATTTCTCGCAAGATTACTCATGACTCATCCCCAAAACAGACAATTCAGCGAACATTTCATCTAGAAATCCTCAAGTGTTTCCAATTATTTTCTGTAGGTGCTTGCACATAATCTTTGAAAATCAGGGAAAAAAATTCCCTACTGAATTAAGTGCTTGTTCAATATTTATCAAAACAATCCAAATGACAGCTCCAAATATCATACGGACGGATGTTCTCCATCGTTCCGAGGCTGGGTGTCCTGTTCTTGTCCCGGTGAAACCTGTATAGACCTTACAGCTATCCTacgttgttttccttttctacaAAAAAGTCCGTGTTGTCTCATTTGAAGAAACAAGTCTAAAGTGAATAAAATCCATGACAGAAAACCAAAcacctgaaagaaaaagaacagtTGTTTTGTTAGCCATTATAGAAACGTGAAAAAGTAAGTAACTCGTTAGCTAGTCCCTATGCCTCATTAATGTGCGCGACCTGTGcattcgggtcacgtggtcggAGGTTTACTGAGCACTTAAGAAGCTTGTATCTATAATATTACGCTTTTTTGACACTAAGTTAACCTCTCTCGTGCATCCTAACTCAACATGGAAAGCTGAGCAGTTTATCATTTGTTAATCACCGTAACAAATTCTGATCTTACCGCGGCGACGTTTATCTTGCCACATGTGTCACACTTTGCGTCATTTGTTGGTTGTGAATGATAGGAATCACCAAACTTAACAGCTTCGTGCACAAGAAGACTCGATGACGTTAATAATAGAATAGCGGCTATCAGTGGATAAATGAGCATCTGAGAGTGgaattagaaaaacaaaaattgtaatTCACTAAACTTGTATTTCCCCCAACCCCTCTCTCCTGCTTCTGTTGCCGTTTTCTCGAGGCAACACTGcttagt
Protein-coding sequences here:
- the LOC140953085 gene encoding uncharacterized protein; the encoded protein is MDGKKKRKRRHEDNASESSSSDGGHEAKSRKTERRNSESQQTAKKRRKKKKIEDKKHRSNSSSSSSDSGSEHSPSRDVGTSKKKRKHSHKKKLKRKKEKRRRKREKKEKKSKRRKEKELKETPAENKEKEISKNSPPQDADKLKKKLTSPDSGSDTAPKKRSMVPMTKEEYEKQQAQIRRVYDPETGRHRLVKGTGEILEEIVSRDRHKAINKSATQGDGAFFQANLGLRDR
- the LOC140953086 gene encoding uncharacterized protein isoform X2, with protein sequence MENNPTSLVPRTQRWISQPSINKEFLRSFTGALKVSEMMLIYPLIAAILLLTSSSLLVHEAVKFGDSYHSQPTNDAKCDTCGKINVAAVFGFLSWILFTLDLFLQMRQHGLFCRKGKQRRIAVRSIQVSPGQEQDTQPRNDGEHPSV
- the LOC140953086 gene encoding uncharacterized protein isoform X1 translates to MENNPTSLVPRTQRWISQPSINKEFLRSFTGALKVSEMVSLGTGFGSLLHYVKLVDETSSIDILYFVITGVSTFFTLILIVTLVLNLQQKITTSTKNGNLFMLIYPLIAAILLLTSSSLLVHEAVKFGDSYHSQPTNDAKCDTCGKINVAAVFGFLSWILFTLDLFLQMRQHGLFCRKGKQRRIAVRSIQVSPGQEQDTQPRNDGEHPSV